Proteins from a genomic interval of Novipirellula artificiosorum:
- a CDS encoding arylsulfatase B has translation MKLQLFYYILVVAALICVVPANANADAPNIVHIIADDLGWNDVGYHGSEIKTPHLDALASESVILDRFYVTPICSPTRAGVLTGRYPFRFGIWGSVCNPLARHGLPPTEQTTPELLKLAGYQHRAVFGKWHLGLASTKFHPLRHGFTDFYGHYNGAIDYFSRKRFGQLDWHRNYKSVHEEGYSTDLLGAAAVNFISERSAESPFYLLVTFNAPHSPIQAKPEDLKAYGFDPDGDRAPNTDAGIARREKFAAYGEGAKGNTVRQTFAAMTTAMDRNIGTILDALDKYGYRDNTLVIFHSDNGGDPKHGGNNQPLRGKKFTTWEGGVCVPAIMRWPNQLDGGTKFSSVASYVDLLPTQLAAAGQPIPNNLDGINLLPLLQRRTDAPDRAILLSDRAAVTDRWKLQGDELFDLSNDPNETQNVSDQRAKQFQKLKRQVAGFTSMKGERILSALETPTPWPPLEWTLPDEKPAIDEQIQTDQ, from the coding sequence ATGAAACTTCAACTCTTCTATTACATCCTCGTTGTCGCGGCACTGATCTGTGTCGTTCCAGCAAATGCCAATGCTGATGCGCCGAACATCGTGCACATCATCGCCGACGATCTGGGATGGAATGATGTTGGCTACCACGGTAGCGAAATCAAAACGCCGCATTTAGATGCATTGGCTTCAGAGTCCGTGATCCTCGATCGGTTCTACGTGACTCCGATTTGTTCGCCGACGCGAGCGGGAGTGCTGACCGGTCGATACCCATTCCGATTCGGAATCTGGGGCAGCGTCTGCAACCCGCTCGCCCGCCATGGATTGCCGCCCACGGAGCAAACAACACCCGAACTGCTGAAGTTAGCCGGATATCAACACCGCGCAGTCTTCGGCAAGTGGCACTTGGGTCTCGCGTCGACCAAGTTCCATCCGTTGCGACATGGTTTCACGGATTTCTACGGCCACTACAACGGTGCGATCGACTACTTCAGCCGAAAGCGATTCGGTCAGTTGGACTGGCATCGCAACTACAAAAGCGTTCATGAGGAAGGATACTCGACCGACTTGCTCGGCGCGGCAGCCGTCAACTTCATTAGCGAGCGCAGTGCAGAGTCGCCTTTCTATCTGCTCGTCACTTTCAACGCACCCCACTCGCCCATTCAAGCCAAGCCGGAAGACTTAAAAGCGTACGGTTTTGATCCAGACGGTGATCGCGCGCCAAATACCGATGCGGGAATCGCCCGGCGCGAGAAGTTTGCGGCTTACGGCGAAGGAGCCAAGGGGAACACCGTACGTCAGACATTCGCCGCCATGACGACGGCGATGGACCGCAACATCGGAACGATTCTCGACGCTCTGGATAAATATGGCTATCGCGATAATACGCTGGTGATCTTCCACAGTGACAACGGTGGTGACCCCAAACATGGCGGCAACAACCAACCGCTGCGAGGCAAGAAGTTCACCACGTGGGAAGGTGGTGTCTGTGTTCCAGCGATAATGCGCTGGCCGAATCAACTGGATGGCGGCACGAAGTTTTCGTCAGTCGCCAGTTACGTCGATCTACTGCCGACGCAACTGGCTGCGGCGGGTCAGCCGATTCCAAACAACCTCGACGGGATCAACCTGTTGCCTTTGCTTCAAAGGAGAACCGACGCACCCGATCGCGCGATCTTGCTCAGCGACAGAGCCGCCGTCACGGATCGCTGGAAGCTCCAAGGCGATGAACTGTTCGATTTATCGAATGACCCGAACGAAACGCAGAACGTATCCGACCAACGGGCGAAACAGTTTCAGAAACTGAAGCGACAAGTGGCCGGTTTCACTTCGATGAAAGGGGAGCGGATTCTTAGCGCTCTCGAAACTCCCACTCCGTGGCCACCCCTTGAATGGACACTGCCTGACGAAAAACCAGCCATTGATGAACAAATACAAACTGACCAATGA
- a CDS encoding sulfatase: MRTIVTRLAFIVTCTAVSAEAKQPNVIVFLVDDMGWMDSSTYGSEFYETPNMTRLAKQGMTFTQAYAQPLCSPTRAALMTGKYPARFAMHQAITGQSKAEPKLPAQPRRGETVRWPESKSHLPLEETTIAETLQGDGYDTWFLGKWHLGNQPKYWPEQQGFDKVICVGGAGPSGGYFAPNRIPALKPGSDGEYICERLTDEACRLIDNRGDAPFFMYLSHFNVHSPYEARPADVERFAAKIDKSLTHQNPVMAAMLFAMDESLGRILDKLENEGLAEETWVFFMSDNGGVHWSNMRGEYAKRFPVPVTSNAPLRGGKACFYEGGVRVPMIVRKPGTVPADSKCDQPVHAIDLLPTLAAIAGADESQREEIDGISLLPVLSDETTLNRERLFCHFPRSKTLAGTVGGSFVREGDYKLIRLWFGGDDGKHAYELYDLSTDIGEQTNLAPAMPKKVTALSQTLDHWLADTEALVPQWHPPSAVK; this comes from the coding sequence ATGCGCACAATCGTCACTCGATTGGCTTTCATTGTCACTTGCACAGCCGTCTCGGCGGAAGCGAAGCAACCCAACGTCATCGTGTTCCTCGTAGATGACATGGGCTGGATGGACAGTTCGACGTACGGAAGCGAGTTCTACGAAACGCCGAACATGACACGCCTGGCCAAACAAGGCATGACGTTCACCCAGGCCTACGCACAGCCACTCTGCTCGCCGACCCGCGCGGCACTGATGACAGGAAAGTACCCGGCCAGATTCGCGATGCACCAAGCCATCACCGGACAAAGCAAGGCCGAACCAAAACTTCCCGCTCAACCCAGACGGGGCGAGACCGTTCGTTGGCCCGAGAGTAAATCGCACCTGCCCCTGGAAGAGACAACGATCGCCGAAACTCTTCAAGGCGATGGGTACGACACATGGTTTCTTGGGAAATGGCACTTGGGCAATCAACCCAAGTATTGGCCCGAACAACAAGGGTTTGACAAAGTCATTTGTGTCGGAGGTGCCGGACCGAGTGGCGGGTATTTCGCACCGAATCGAATCCCCGCGTTGAAACCAGGCTCCGACGGCGAGTACATCTGCGAGCGACTGACCGACGAAGCTTGCCGGCTGATCGACAATCGAGGCGACGCTCCGTTCTTCATGTACCTATCGCATTTCAACGTCCATTCGCCGTACGAAGCACGGCCGGCAGACGTCGAACGGTTTGCCGCCAAGATTGACAAGAGTCTCACGCACCAGAATCCCGTGATGGCGGCCATGCTATTTGCGATGGACGAAAGCCTGGGCCGGATTCTTGACAAGCTGGAAAACGAAGGACTTGCTGAAGAGACGTGGGTGTTCTTCATGTCCGACAACGGCGGTGTTCATTGGAGCAATATGCGGGGCGAGTACGCGAAACGTTTCCCGGTTCCGGTGACTTCCAACGCACCGCTTCGAGGCGGAAAGGCTTGTTTCTACGAAGGAGGTGTGCGAGTGCCCATGATCGTTCGCAAACCGGGAACGGTCCCCGCCGATTCCAAGTGCGACCAGCCGGTTCATGCGATCGACCTGCTTCCCACTTTGGCAGCGATCGCGGGTGCCGACGAATCGCAGCGTGAAGAGATTGACGGAATCAGTCTCTTGCCGGTCCTGTCTGACGAAACGACTTTGAATCGGGAACGCTTGTTCTGCCATTTCCCCCGATCCAAAACGCTGGCGGGCACCGTTGGCGGATCATTCGTTCGCGAAGGCGATTACAAACTCATCCGACTTTGGTTTGGCGGCGACGATGGTAAGCACGCTTACGAACTGTACGACTTGAGCACTGATATCGGCGAGCAAACGAACTTGGCACCTGCGATGCCAAAGAAAGTCACCGCTCTGAGTCAAACGCTCGATCATTGGTTGGCGGACACCGAGGCACTTGTCCCCCAATGGCATCCGCCATCGGCTGTGAAATGA
- a CDS encoding arylsulfatase, translated as MLLLLCRTAVADDRPNVVLIMADDMGYSDIGCYGGEIETPNIDALANRGLRFTQFYNTARCCPTRAAFLTGLHQHMTGIGAMTETPKGPRDDKRPAYQGFLNRNCVTMAEVLGANGYHTYMAGKWHLGYHGKEKWPRQRGFDRFYGSIAGATSYFKPQRGRGVTLDNENLDPPTDPDYYTTDAFTDYALRFIEEQKDDKPFFLYLAYTAPHWPLHAREEDIAKYVGKYRDIGWDKLRQQRLAKQKELGIVDESTQLSMRDEGARPWSDLTDKQKQQLDYRMAVYAAMVDRMDQNIGRVVALLEERGELDNTLLMFLSDNGGCAEPYKDLGGGKFEDINNPNQSGAISYGQGWANASNTPFRKFKVFSHEGGISTPLVVHWPAGLKTKAGTITSHPSQLIDLMPTVLDVTGTQYPASFADHEIHPIEGNSLQPLLRGKEQPKSEWMFWEHSGHSAVRNGKYKALKPRKEDWQLYDLSTDRGETNNLASEMPDRVKSMAARWASWATSHQVK; from the coding sequence ATGTTGTTGCTGCTTTGTCGCACAGCCGTCGCCGACGATCGACCGAACGTCGTGCTGATCATGGCTGACGATATGGGGTACTCCGACATCGGCTGTTACGGCGGTGAAATTGAAACGCCTAACATCGACGCGCTTGCGAATCGAGGATTGCGGTTCACGCAGTTCTACAACACGGCGCGTTGTTGTCCGACGCGAGCCGCATTTCTGACCGGACTTCATCAGCACATGACGGGCATCGGGGCGATGACCGAGACTCCTAAAGGGCCGCGAGATGATAAGCGGCCTGCCTATCAAGGATTCTTGAATCGCAACTGTGTGACGATGGCCGAAGTACTCGGCGCGAACGGCTACCACACTTACATGGCCGGAAAGTGGCATCTTGGCTACCACGGCAAAGAGAAATGGCCGCGACAACGCGGCTTCGATCGGTTCTATGGTTCAATCGCCGGCGCAACGAGCTACTTCAAACCTCAGCGAGGACGTGGTGTCACGCTCGACAACGAGAATCTCGATCCACCGACCGACCCAGACTACTACACCACGGATGCTTTTACCGACTACGCATTGCGGTTCATCGAAGAACAGAAAGACGACAAACCATTCTTTCTTTATCTCGCTTACACAGCTCCGCATTGGCCGCTGCATGCTCGAGAGGAAGACATTGCCAAATACGTTGGCAAGTACCGAGACATCGGCTGGGATAAACTTCGCCAGCAGCGACTTGCCAAGCAAAAGGAACTTGGCATCGTTGACGAATCCACCCAGCTTTCAATGCGAGACGAAGGTGCTCGACCATGGAGTGATTTGACCGACAAGCAAAAACAGCAGCTCGACTACCGGATGGCGGTCTACGCCGCAATGGTCGATCGCATGGATCAGAACATTGGTCGCGTCGTTGCACTTTTGGAGGAACGCGGAGAGCTGGACAACACGCTCCTGATGTTTCTCTCTGACAACGGAGGTTGTGCGGAACCTTACAAAGACCTCGGCGGCGGCAAGTTTGAAGATATCAACAACCCGAATCAGTCGGGAGCGATCAGTTATGGCCAAGGCTGGGCGAACGCCAGCAATACGCCATTTCGCAAATTCAAGGTGTTCAGCCACGAAGGCGGTATATCAACGCCACTCGTTGTTCATTGGCCCGCTGGCTTGAAAACCAAGGCAGGGACGATCACCTCGCATCCATCCCAGTTGATTGACTTGATGCCAACGGTTTTGGACGTCACCGGTACTCAGTACCCCGCGAGCTTCGCCGATCACGAAATTCATCCGATCGAAGGCAACAGCCTTCAGCCACTGCTTCGCGGGAAGGAGCAGCCGAAGTCTGAATGGATGTTTTGGGAACACAGCGGCCATTCCGCGGTTCGCAACGGCAAATACAAAGCCTTGAAACCTAGGAAAGAAGACTGGCAACTCTACGATTTGTCCACTGATCGCGGCGAAACGAACAATCTCGCCAGCGAAATGCCCGATCGAGTGAAGTCGATGGCAGCACGTTGGGCATCGTGGGCAACCAGTCATCAAGTGAAGTAA
- a CDS encoding sulfatase produces the protein MKALAILSCVIVCNCCAAAEPQHQRPNIVLIITDDQNDYFAAASGVDAQTPSMDQLTKQSISFSRAYCASPVCGPSRAALFSGLFPHHTGAYLNGCDPWRKSTQLQAAETLPELFQRGGYETWGMGKLYHAKLPADREPKQWNNQARANGGFAPFGDREHQLSGKFFSVQEWDGPDEDFPDVKSANAAIEFLKKRNSDQPFLMVYGLWRPHNPWTAPRRFFEQYATDQVAFPPPGYSQTDLDDVPSSGRDLAAIYKGRWEAHGDRSVDDWKRVFHGYLACTSFADWNLGRVIHALDQTPMADNTIVIVTSDNGYHVGEKHHYGKSTLWEKSANVPLLIRMPKGKNAGSKSDATVGLIDLYPTLQTICGLPKTSHQLDGNDISPLLADPTVDWPHPAITTYGEDRFSMRSGRWRYIRYSDGTEELYDHSSDPHEFTNLAEKPKFQSTKARFRKLVPKTFAKSLGGRNG, from the coding sequence ATGAAAGCTCTCGCAATACTCAGTTGTGTCATCGTCTGCAATTGTTGCGCAGCCGCCGAACCCCAGCATCAACGCCCCAACATCGTTCTAATCATCACCGATGATCAAAACGACTACTTCGCGGCGGCCAGCGGTGTTGATGCGCAAACACCTTCGATGGATCAACTGACGAAACAATCCATTTCATTCTCACGAGCCTACTGTGCTTCGCCCGTCTGCGGACCGTCACGTGCTGCATTGTTTTCCGGGCTGTTTCCCCATCATACGGGTGCCTATCTCAACGGCTGTGATCCGTGGAGAAAATCGACGCAACTGCAAGCCGCAGAAACATTGCCGGAACTCTTCCAGCGAGGCGGCTACGAGACTTGGGGCATGGGCAAGCTTTACCATGCCAAGCTGCCTGCGGATCGAGAACCCAAACAGTGGAATAATCAGGCGAGAGCGAACGGTGGATTCGCGCCATTTGGAGACAGGGAACATCAGTTATCCGGTAAGTTCTTTTCCGTGCAGGAGTGGGACGGACCCGACGAAGACTTCCCCGATGTGAAAAGTGCGAATGCCGCGATTGAATTTCTGAAGAAGCGGAATTCGGATCAGCCGTTCTTGATGGTTTATGGCCTCTGGCGTCCCCACAATCCTTGGACAGCACCACGACGGTTTTTTGAGCAGTATGCAACGGATCAGGTCGCTTTTCCGCCACCGGGATACTCTCAAACGGACCTCGACGATGTGCCGTCATCGGGGCGCGATCTTGCCGCTATTTACAAGGGACGCTGGGAAGCGCACGGAGACCGTTCCGTCGATGACTGGAAACGCGTTTTCCATGGCTACTTGGCGTGCACATCGTTCGCCGACTGGAATCTTGGCCGTGTCATCCATGCACTCGACCAAACGCCAATGGCCGACAACACCATCGTGATCGTGACTTCCGATAACGGCTATCACGTTGGAGAGAAGCATCATTACGGCAAATCAACGCTGTGGGAAAAGTCAGCAAACGTACCGCTGTTAATCCGGATGCCTAAGGGAAAGAACGCCGGTTCAAAGAGTGATGCCACGGTGGGACTCATTGATCTCTACCCAACGTTGCAAACGATTTGTGGTTTGCCGAAAACGTCCCATCAACTTGACGGGAACGACATTTCGCCACTGCTGGCCGACCCAACTGTAGATTGGCCACATCCCGCCATCACAACCTATGGTGAAGACCGCTTTTCGATGCGAAGCGGACGGTGGCGATACATTCGCTATTCCGATGGAACTGAGGAACTCTACGATCACTCAAGTGATCCACACGAGTTCACCAACCTCGCCGAGAAGCCGAAATTCCAATCTACCAAGGCAAGATTCCGAAAATTGGTTCCAAAGACATTCGCGAAATCGCTCGGAGGCCGAAATGGATAA
- a CDS encoding nucleoside hydrolase-like domain-containing protein, which produces MDNMICKTRDTRHLAVFRRIQFLTILTASVCLLVDAPARADEIALRSGDWTVRGDETIRDTHIRLDGSLILPNGGTLTLENCTLEITGDYSRQHSVEWRGGTLVTKNCEVGGFVNKDGTAIHTVFHLFDGLWEATDTTVSYSYGISFHWETGKGVLRGKRLKAGPRPDAIILSGEADVELVDSDFPIGLGVYCNEGGETKLDLLPGDSITATYDRDNLLPGVNWRLKMANTRVERWFLFLRRIGGWQPPAEVTLDASKDMIVSLFVHNLKGATTLTNDLAEPLSIGNLTLKRSGDDPAGISMYAMYFSGDETDATITGRTHICEWMQGAGTVRVQGMEKQQDLTFGCTTLELSGESKLIADRVHFGRPMTWQPENSIGEANVKDNASLQANDISVNKIRFRAEDKATIKINGVEKLGQMLTSEEGGEIEIDEAQGEVEVEKTSTKRSRPKVWIITDMSDKRLRGNERGGSVNDPDDISAMAGYLLMANEFDTLGIVVASTHRRQHRTSPDQAQWADEFFGDAYRADVAALNETIGDYPETISFQQSCIKETAEKFKPNRTYTSLDDYDTIAKLLATAAMLPDDEPLNVLCWGSLTEPAILVNHCLTTGKDDVLKRVRFIAHWTNSPLHQGSKEHPENVANCREDAEACRYMKQVAAAGKITYHECGAIGQHGIVSGGPKGRDYFEQFRTSRLGEIFVDGKFVYNGVDHSDSATYWALLGTYGVGLKDIRPDGMNTAKIEAANEKKFRGQSQRIHDELLRRSTVVRTAALQSK; this is translated from the coding sequence ATGGATAACATGATTTGCAAGACTCGCGATACACGTCATCTCGCCGTATTTCGACGCATTCAATTCCTGACCATCCTGACAGCCAGCGTTTGTTTGCTGGTAGACGCACCTGCCAGAGCTGATGAAATCGCCCTGCGTTCGGGCGACTGGACCGTTCGTGGCGACGAAACGATTCGCGACACTCACATTCGTCTTGATGGCTCACTTATTCTGCCAAACGGTGGCACGTTGACGCTTGAGAATTGCACGCTGGAAATCACCGGCGATTACTCGCGACAGCACAGCGTTGAATGGCGGGGCGGCACGCTGGTCACGAAGAACTGCGAGGTCGGTGGTTTTGTCAACAAAGATGGCACTGCGATCCACACCGTTTTCCATCTCTTCGACGGACTCTGGGAAGCCACCGACACAACGGTCTCCTATTCCTACGGCATCAGCTTTCACTGGGAGACGGGCAAAGGCGTCCTTCGCGGCAAGCGATTGAAAGCCGGTCCGCGTCCCGATGCAATCATCCTTTCGGGCGAAGCCGACGTCGAACTAGTCGACTCGGACTTTCCAATCGGTCTTGGCGTTTATTGCAACGAGGGCGGCGAGACGAAGCTCGATCTGTTGCCGGGCGATTCCATCACGGCGACCTACGACCGCGATAATTTGTTGCCCGGGGTGAATTGGCGTTTAAAGATGGCCAACACGCGCGTCGAGCGATGGTTTCTGTTCCTGCGACGCATCGGTGGCTGGCAGCCTCCTGCGGAAGTCACGTTGGATGCGTCCAAAGACATGATCGTGTCGCTGTTCGTTCATAACCTGAAAGGCGCAACGACGCTGACCAATGATCTGGCCGAGCCGTTGTCGATCGGCAACTTGACGTTGAAACGATCCGGTGACGATCCGGCCGGCATCTCCATGTATGCGATGTACTTTTCCGGCGACGAAACCGACGCGACGATCACCGGTCGGACCCACATCTGTGAATGGATGCAGGGAGCCGGGACGGTTCGCGTACAGGGGATGGAAAAGCAACAAGACCTGACGTTCGGATGCACGACGCTGGAACTTTCTGGCGAGTCAAAACTGATCGCTGATCGCGTTCACTTCGGTCGCCCGATGACTTGGCAACCTGAAAACAGCATCGGCGAAGCGAACGTTAAGGACAACGCCAGCCTGCAAGCCAACGACATTTCAGTTAACAAAATTCGCTTCCGCGCCGAGGACAAGGCCACCATCAAAATCAATGGTGTCGAGAAACTTGGCCAGATGCTGACCAGCGAAGAGGGCGGCGAGATTGAGATCGACGAAGCTCAAGGTGAAGTTGAAGTTGAAAAAACTTCCACCAAGCGATCACGACCCAAGGTTTGGATCATCACCGACATGAGCGACAAGCGACTGCGTGGCAACGAACGCGGAGGCAGCGTCAACGATCCCGACGACATTTCCGCAATGGCAGGTTACCTGTTGATGGCCAACGAGTTCGACACGCTGGGGATCGTCGTCGCCAGCACGCATCGCCGGCAGCACCGCACGTCGCCTGATCAAGCCCAATGGGCCGACGAGTTTTTCGGCGATGCCTACCGTGCCGACGTCGCCGCGCTCAACGAAACGATCGGGGATTACCCGGAGACGATTTCCTTCCAGCAATCTTGCATCAAAGAGACAGCCGAGAAGTTCAAGCCAAATCGCACCTACACTTCGCTCGACGATTACGACACCATCGCAAAACTCCTAGCGACCGCCGCAATGCTGCCGGATGACGAACCGCTCAACGTGCTGTGCTGGGGTTCGCTGACCGAGCCAGCGATTCTGGTCAATCATTGTCTGACGACCGGCAAAGATGACGTTCTCAAGCGGGTACGTTTCATCGCCCATTGGACCAATTCGCCACTGCATCAAGGCTCGAAAGAGCATCCCGAAAACGTCGCCAACTGCCGTGAAGACGCCGAGGCCTGTCGTTACATGAAACAAGTCGCCGCGGCGGGCAAGATCACTTATCACGAATGCGGCGCGATCGGCCAACACGGCATCGTCAGTGGAGGCCCCAAGGGGCGGGATTATTTTGAACAATTCCGTACGAGCCGACTGGGCGAGATCTTTGTCGATGGCAAGTTCGTGTACAACGGCGTTGACCACTCCGACTCGGCCACGTACTGGGCCCTGCTGGGAACCTACGGAGTCGGCTTGAAAGACATTCGACCCGACGGCATGAACACAGCGAAGATCGAAGCGGCGAACGAAAAGAAGTTTCGCGGTCAATCGCAACGCATCCACGACGAGTTGCTTCGACGCTCGACCGTCGTACGAACGGCCGCATTGCAATCCAAATGA